A window from Cryptomeria japonica chromosome 1, Sugi_1.0, whole genome shotgun sequence encodes these proteins:
- the LOC131042901 gene encoding disease resistance protein Roq1, whose translation MASTSSSGRREEECDVFINYGPDVETALALQLYNSLQQDGIQAYLDSQETQLGDSLSSIIFSAAVHIAILSPQYAESPECLAKLALIFQTKARIIPLFYSVQPSDFRYIKKRVEEAFSKHGEKGKYPNYDIQQWKDCLQNVAGIKGYELNGQNDDLIKLCKDVVSAVKKEKQKLKTSFQVAKFEVGLDDIVEDFDSHCQRNGQMIDKIIGIYGMGGSGKTTLVKSLFKRKHSEFSGSASLFDVREKHVKGELTSLQSELLNHLFPQNHYNFCSIEEGTARIKHVFQRSRELRFFIVIDDVDDKQQLDALLPIDALSTNSLVLVTTRDERVLIQAGVRVRYKMKQMNAAHSRQLFCWHAFHRPSCDSGFENLVDGFVEACGGLPLALRVLAAHVSGNDKGFWKLQLDDVKAKPMDIKEALKISYDALEEDQKQIFMDIACFFIRKEVSTAISIWKASRWRAEYALQTLKDKCLVEVTQVKHSPNTWPSTLEQPLLGMHDHLRDLGREMADDQMNSSRLWHPKDLIGMRELKGLQDILTVTEGKNFRCFNYIGKHEKTSEMKYFLESSKTSSDLRWLQLKKDSSVVCIPEWIPVKNLQTSILEGGLLPPRLWQRDDQAPLKLKELSLVENSNVFRRRRISPDERRRRFWESQERLKKNPNVNVLMRDVNELVSSFGMLKHLESLHLEFLKDYDSKCSLNFLRELTSLKTLELSFLKIEEEIALINRGETTDTWFHMRSLEAITLRGIFSTRKVSISGQFCPNLKSLKLFTMTDLIEVDLTGVTTLEQLELFQCRELVKVLGNDLLNLEVFLIQKCGNMKELPNFGSVNCLKKIDIRCCWNLQDISAIETFKGLKRIWIKSCPNLQNIKATEELEGLKRIWIQKCPKLLKIQGIQEWKELKRICIMQCPKLQSIEGIEFLSCLESIIITDCPKLQNIRGIEEMKGLKDMILTDTPIISCLESLQRLPSELTIVVEKSATLNLKADKIRDTLGLPSDALCAIKPGEKVEEKIHSFQKTLHPPSTFIYCTMLRGRPSNDRDICNGTCCEGVRRYTGGYIDCGKWIYLCVVNEEMLSKYEFWMPPLPALRLSKYDWTPEDWMLSKYDFWITEDWMLSEKDSDSQALLIGVQAGSERKTLDILQKLFAQLCNKKEDGKYADNSDDFSGYFYNDRERKAFLMGGKIKTPHSRLRQKTRIVEDRDLNGHEEDGCEYLGVIDFIVPAYDSFADHEDEKEQYDANNDDYNDDLVSFN comes from the exons ATGGCGTCCACTTCGTCATCAGGTCGAAGAGAGGAGGAATGCGATGTGTTCATCAACTATGGCCCAGACGTCGAAACGGCTCTGGCTCTGCAGCTTTATAATTCTCTACAGCAAGATGGGATCCAGGCATATCTAGATTCACAAGAGACTCAACTTGGAGATTCACTTTCTTCCATCATATTCTCTGCAGCAGTGCACATAGCCATCTTATCACCGCAATATGCAGAGTCCCCTGAGTGCTTAGCTAAGCTAGCTTTGATATTTCAAACCAAGGCTAGAATTATCCCCCTGTTTTACAGTGTCCAGCCTTCAGACTTCCGGTACATCAAAAAGAGAGTTGAAGAAGCATTTTCCAAACACGGAGAGAAGGGCAAATATCCTAATTATGACATTCAACAGTGGAAAGATTGCCTCCAGAACGTTGCAGGGATCAAGGGCTACGAACTCAACGGACAGAATGA TGATCTGATTAAGTTGTGTAAGGACGTCGTGTCCGCCGTGAAGAAGGAAAAGCAAAAGTTAAAAACTTCTTTccaagttgcaaaatttgaggtgGGACTTGATGATATTGTGGAAGATTTCGACAGCCATTGCCAGAGAAATGGGCAGATGATAGATAAAATAATTGGCATCTATGGAATGGGAGGGTCTGGCAAGACCACTCTTGTCAAATCTTTGTTCAAAAGAAAACATTCAGAATTCAGTGGATCAGCTAGTCTGTTTGATGTGCGGGAGAAACATGTCAAAGGTGAGCTGACTTCTTTGCAAAGTGAGCTTCTCAATCATCTGTTTCCTCAAAATCATTATAATTTTTGTAGTATAGAAGAAGGAACTGCCCGTATCAAGCATGTCTTCCAAAGGAGCCGCGAATTAAGGTTCTTTATAGTTATAGACGATGTTGACGATAAGCAGCAGCTAGATGCCCTATTACCCATAGATGCCCTCAGTACTAACAGTTTAGTGCTTGTCACAACCCGTGACGAGAGGGTTCTTATACAGGCCGGAGTCAGAGTCCGTTATAAGATGAAACAAATGAATGCAGCGCATAGCAGACAGCTCTTCTGCTGGCATGCATTTCATAGGCCATCTTGTGACAGTGGATTTGAGAATTTGGTTGATGGCTTTGTCGAAGCGTGTGGGGGTTTACCTCTTGCCCTTAGAGTACTAGCTGCGCATGTTTCTGGCAATGACAAGGGATTTTGGAAGTTACAGTTAGATGATGTGAAGGCAAAACCCATGGACATTAAAGAAGCTCTCAAAATAAGCTATGATGCTCTGGAAGAGGATCAAAAACAGATCTTTATGGATATAGCATGCTTTTTCATACGGAAGGAAGTGAGCACTGCCATAAGTATATGGAAGGCTTCGAGGTGGAGAGCCGAATATGCCCTGCAGACCCTCAAAGACAAGTGCCTGGTAGAAGTTACTCAAGTGAAACATTCTCCCAATACCTGGCCTTCAACGCTTGAGCAGCCTCTTTTGGGAATGCATGACCACCTCCGCGACTTAGGAAGAGAAATGGCAGATGATCAAATGAATTCTTCTCGGCTATGGCATCCTAAAGATCTC ATTGGAATGCGCGAACTCAAGGGGTTGCAAGACATCCTCACGGTGACAGAAGGAAAAAATTTCAGATGTTTCAATTATATTGGGAAACATGAAAAGACTTCTGAAATGAAATATTTTCTGGAGAGTTCAAAGACTTCATCTGATTTACGATGGCTTCAACTTAAAAAAGATAGCAGTGTTGTGTGTATTCCTGAATGGATTCCTGTAAAAAATTTGCAGACTTCAATTCTTGAAGGAGGCTTACTACCTCCGAGATTGTGGCAAAGGGATGACCAG GCTCCACTCAAGTTGAAAGAGCTAAGCCTTGTGGAGAATTCAAATGTGTTTCGGAGACGTCGTATCTCTCCAGATGAGAGACGGAGACGCTTTTGGGAATCTCAAGAACGTCTTAAGAAGAATCCTAACGTAAATGTGCTTATGAGGGATGTTAACGAACTGGTCAGTTCGTTCGGAATGTTGAAACATCTGGAAAGTTTGCACCTAGAATTTTTAAAAGATTATGACAGCAAGTGCTCCCTAAATTTTCTCAGAGAACTCACGAGTCTAAAAACTTTAGAGTTGTCCTTTCTTAAAATAGAAGAGGAAATTGCTTTAATCAACAGGGGAGAGACAACTGATACTTGGTTTCATATGAGAAGCCTTGAAGCCATAACTCTGCGTGGTATATTTAGCACAAGGAAGGTCTCAATTAGTGGACAGTTCTGTCCCAACCTTAAATCTCTAAAGCTTTTTACTATGACAGATCTAATTGAAGTGGATTTAACAGGGGTAACAACACTGGAACAGCTGGAGCTGTTCCAATGTAGAGAGTTGGTAAAAGTATTGGGCAATGATCTGCTAAATCTTGAAGTGTTTCTCATACAGAAATGCGGGAATATGAAAGAGTTGCCAAATTTTGGGAGTGTCAATTGTCTTAAGAAGATCGATATTAGGTGCTGTTGGAACCTGCAGGATATTTCAGCCATTGAAACATTCAAGGGATTGAAGAGGATCTGGATTAAGAGTTGTCCAAATCTGCAGAATATAAAAGCTACTGAAGAGTTAGAGGGACTGAAAAGAATCTGGATTCAGAAATGTCCAAAGCTGCTGAAAATACAAGGCATTCAAGAATGGAAAGAGTTGAAGAGAATCTGCATTATGCAGTGTCCAAAGCTGCAAAGTATAGAAGGCATTGAATTTTTATCATGCCTGGAGAGCATCATCATTACTGACTGTCCAAAGCTGCAGAATATAAGAGGTATTGAAGAAATGAAGGGCCTCAAGGACATGATTTTAACAGATACTCCTATAATAAGTTGCCTTGAAAGCTTGCAG AGATTGCCTTCGGAGCTTACAATTGTAGTGGAGAAATCGGCCACGTTAAATTTGAAAGCAGATAAAATTCGAGACACATTGGGATTGCCGTCGGATGCTTTGTGTGCTATAAAGCCTGGGGAAAAAGTAGAAGAGAAGATCCATTCGTTTCAAAAAACCCTACATCCGCCCAGTACATTCATCTATTGCACTATGCTTCGTGGGAGGCCTAGCAATGATCGCGACATTTGTAATGGGACCTGTTGTGAAGGGGTCAGAAGATATACAGGTGGCTATATTGATTgtggaaaatggatatatttgtgtGTGGTTAATGAAGAAATGCTATCAAAATATGAATTCTGGATGCCACCATTACCTGCATTGAGGCTATCCAAATATGACTGGACGCCTGAAGATTGGATGCTATCAAAATATGACTTCTGGATAACTGAAGATTGGATGCTATCAGAGAAGGATTCAGATTCTCAGGCGTTATTAATAGGAGTGCAGGCAGGTTCGGAAAGGAAAACCCTCGACATATTGCAAAAGCTATTTGCTCAACTATGCAATAAAAAGGAGGATGGAAAGTATGCTGATAATAGCGATGACTTTTCTGGCTATTTTTACAATGATAGAGAGAGGAAGGCATTTTTAATGGGAGGGAAGATAAAGACTCCACATTCCCGGCTTCGACAGAAAACCAGGATTGTTGAGGATAGAGACTTAAATGGGCATGAGGAGGATGGTTGTGAATATCTTGGGGTTATTGATTTTATCGTTCCTGCCTATGATAGCTTTGCTGACCATGAAGACGAAAAAGAGCAATATGATGCCAATAATGATGACTATAATGATGATTTAGTTAGTTTTAATTGA
- the LOC131857122 gene encoding uncharacterized protein LOC131857122, producing the protein MAKKLPHLVKDLPLIVVHRKDQRGTSYNFTVYKYCVYIALRYKIQHDKFYSNVIVDENALDNIPPNLDHNVFNELRTLHMEFDSDRNEVVFVGPLMETDERNIIECTTSMASKPPNAQREMELICAWVNNPNVDPTTMMDWPMIGASPINEYTTPGFLNMTFPSLFPNGKCDWLEPRLRKLHLHEFAKHLLRYRDNRFCKHPRFRYYMMNMIMRHRAHSSTVVCVKRSLHEMPITIQELCEHMDNTPHSHLADRLMRFGTSLRGTRSYWIKCRAKLTDMLHQIGRLTIFFTLSATDLYWPNLHVLMPETPPNNPREAQLWRKKNVIDYPHIVSQYMHSQYSTFRKEVLDKGMNVKDYWCRYEWQHRGSPHVHGFIWLNGAPNMDNIDWNNPDQLYYVESYLHDLVHACNPRQDTRLRNIQTYRYNAPWHLNLEASRIYKDLESGEMKFDPFRNDDRVNSYNRYILQLWRENIDWQPIMSKHVVTQYIAKYAANAEKSSKTYHQMLLQLANIENPDDLVAKAYRRLLTKTLIERDIGVQETSHMLLELPLVQSGRTFVNLNVSREVFKRVDLNTDDDNEEHTISFIDAYRNMPQILEVVCLIDAAKSWIYNRKRRGENKWSPRKVAAIVRVFPRFQSISAHHSEKWIDFFSSELLLYKPFREIHTDIGHNDESIVAKWDNFRYNQWHLERRGDIENSENEADSESEDNNAQSTTTENEWEILSRLHHGQIMQVSEIDMLGRRDIDRQTDWCQ; encoded by the exons ATGGCCAAAAAATTGCCACATTTAGTTAAAGATCTTCCATTGATTGTAGTTCACAGAAAGGATCAACGTGGGACAAGCTATAATTTCACAGTATATAAATATTGTGTCTACATAGCCCTACGatacaaaattcaacatgataaGTTTTACTCTAATGTAATTGTTGATGAAAATGCTCTAGACAATATACCGCCAAATTTAGATCATAATGTTTTTAATGAGTTAAGAACTTTGCATATGGAGTTTGATTCTGATAGAAATGAAGTTGTTTTTGTGGGCCCCCTTATGGAGACAGATGAGAGAAACATAATAGAGTGTACAACATCGATGGCATCCAAACCACCAAATGCCCAAAGGGAAATGGAGTTGATCTGTGCATGGGTCAACAATCCTAATGTAGACCCAACAACAATGATGGATTGGCCCATGATCGGTGCATCTCCCATAAATGAATATACAACGCCAGGATTTCTCAACATGACTTTCCCATCTTTATTTCCCAATGGTAAATGTGATTGGTTGGAACCGAGACTAAGGAAATTACATCTACATGAATTTGCCAAGCACCTCCTACGATACAGAGATAATAGATTCTGTAAGCATCCAAGATTTCGTTATTATATGATGAACATGATTATGAGACATCGAGCACATAGCTCCACAGTTGTTTGTGTAAAAAGAAGTTTGCATGAAATGCCAATCACAATACAGGAGTTGTGTGAACACATGGACAACACACCACATTCGCATCTAGCAGATAGATTGATGCGATTTGGAACTAGTTTAAGAGGAACAAGATCTTATTGGATAAAGTGTCGAGCAAAATTAACAGACATGCTTCACCAAATTGGAAGACTAACAATATTTTTCACATTAAGTGCAACAGACTTGTATTGGCCAAATTTGCATGTATTGATGCCCGAAACACCACCAAACAATCCACGAGAAGCACAACTATGGAGAAAAAAAAATGTCATCGATTATCCTCACATTGTTTCACAATACATGCATTCACAATACTCAACTTTCAGGAAAGAGGTCCTCGACAAGGGCATGAATGTCAAAGACTATTGGTGTAGATACGAATGGCAACATAGGGGATCCCCACATGTGCATGGTTTTATATGGTTAAATGGAGCACCAAATATGGATAATATTGATTGGAATAATCCAGATCAATTGTACTATGTTGAATCATATCTACATGATTTAGTTCATGCATGTAACCCTCGACAAGACACACGCCTCCGAAACATACAG ACATATAGGTATAATGCTCCATGGCATTTAAATTTAGAAGCTTCTAGAATTTATAAAGACTTAGAAAGTGGTGAAATGAAATTTGATCCATTCAGAAATGATGACAGAGTTAACTCATATAATCGATACATACTCCAACTATGGAGAGAAAATATTGATTGGCAACCTATTATGTCAAAACATGTTGTAACTCAATATATTGCAAAGTATGCAGCCAACGCTGAAAAAAGCTCAAAAACATACCATCAGATGTTATTACAGTTAGCAAATATAGAAAATCCTGATGATTTAGTAGCAAAAGCATATAGAAGGCTTCTTACCAAAACACTAATAGAAAGGGATATTGGAGTCCAAGAAACAAGTCACATGCTACTAGAACTTCCATTGGTACAAAGTGGTAGAACATTTGTCAACTTAAATGTTTCAAGGGAAGTATTCAAACGCGTAGACTTAAATActgatgatgacaatgaagaacATACCATATCTTTCATCGATGCATATAGGAACATGCCACAAATTTTGGAAGTTGTGTGCCTTATTGATGCTGCAAAATCATGGATATATaacagaaaaagaagaggagagaaCAAATGGAGTCCAAGGAAAGTCGCTGCTATTGTAAGAGTATTTCCTAGATTCCAATCAATTTCTGCACATCACTCAGAAAAATGGATTGATTTTTTCTCTTCAGAATTGTTGCTCTATAAGCCTTTTCGTGAAATTCACACAGATATTGGCCACAATGATGAATCAATAGTTGCAAAATGGGATAACTTTAGATATAATCAATGGCACCTGGAAAGGAGAGGAGATATTGAAAATAGTGAAAATGAGGCTGATTCAGAATCTGAAGACAACAATGCCCAAAGTACTACCACAGAGAATGAATGGGAAATTTTATCTAGACTTCATCATGGGCAGATTATGCAAGTTTCAGAAATAGATATGTTGGGCAGAAGAGATATAGATCGACAGACAGACTGGTGTCAATAA